A single Brassica rapa cultivar Chiifu-401-42 chromosome A04, CAAS_Brap_v3.01, whole genome shotgun sequence DNA region contains:
- the LOC103865248 gene encoding probable leucine-rich repeat receptor-like protein kinase At2g33170, with amino-acid sequence MRIKTEPKPMFGGVLFLLTLLVWTSECLNRDGQFLLELKNRGFQDSFNRLRNWNGIDETPCNWIGVNCSNNLVVTSLDLSSMNLTGVLAPSIGGLVNLVYLSLAYNELTGDIPKEIGNCSNLEVMFLNNNQFGGSIPVEIKKLSALRSFNICNNKLSGPLPEEIGDLHNLEELVAYTNNLTGPLPRSIGRLTKLTTFRAGQNEFSGELPNEIGQCLNLKLLGLAQNLISGELPKEIGKLVKLQEVILWQNKFSGSIPKEIGNLTRLEILALYVNSFVGPIPSEIGNMKSLKKLYLYQNQLNGTIPREIGNLTRAMEIDFSENMLTGEIPVELSKISELKLLYLFQNKLTGTIPNELSDLKNLVKLDLSINSLTGPIPSGFQNLTSMRQLQLFHNSLSGVIPQGLGTYSPLWVVDFSENQLSGKIPPSICNQSNLILLNLGSNRIFGEIPPGVLTCKPLQQLRVVGNRLTGRFPTDLCKLVNLSAIELDQNRFSGPLPAKIEICQKLQRLHLAANRFSSSLPKEISKLSNLVTFNVSSNSLTGPIPSEISNCKMLQRLDLSRNSFIGHLPCELGSLHQLEILRLNDNRLSGNIPFTIGNLTHLTELQMGGNLFSGSIPPQLGSLSSLQIAMNLSYNDFSGEIPPELGNLYLLMYLSLNNNHLSGEIPTTFENLSSLLGCNFSYNNLTGPLPLTPLFQNMTLTSFLGDKGLCGGHLRSCDSNLSSWSNLSPLRSGSARRRRIIVILSSIVGGISLFLIAIVVHFLRQHPVEATKPPYVRDKEPFFEESDIYFVPKERFTVKDILEATKGFHESYIIGKGACGTVYKAVMPSGKTIAVKKLGSNREGGNNNNTDNSFRAEILTLGKIRHRNIVRLYSFCYHQGSNSNLLLYEYMSRGSLGEILHGGKSYGLDWPTRFGIALGAAEGLAYLHHDCKPRIIHRDIKSNNILLDENFEAHVGDFGLAKVIDMPVSKSVSAVAGSYGYIAPEYAYTMKVTEKCDIYSFGVVLLELLTGKTPVQPIDQGGDLATWTRNHIRDHSLTSEILDPYLTKVEDDVILAHMITVTKIAVLCTKASPSDRPTMREVVLMLIESGERAGKVIVSATCGDLPPPVQSC; translated from the exons ATGAGGATTAAAACAGAACCAAAACCAATGTTTGGTggagttttgtttcttttaacaCTTCTGGTCTGGACATCAGAATGTCTGAACAGAGATGGTCAGTTTCTATTGGAGCTGAAGAACAGAGGATTTCAAGATTCGTTCAACCGTCTCCGCAACTGGAACGGCATTGATGAGACGCCGTGTAACTGGATAGGAGTGAACTGCAGCAACAATCTGGTAGTGACATCTCTTGACTTAAGCTCCATGAATCTCACTGGTGTATTAGCCCCAAGCATTGGCGGTTTGGTTAACTTGGTTTATCTCAGCCTCGCTTATAACGAGTTAACCGGAGACATTCCTAAGGAGATTGGGAACTGTTCTAATCTAGAAGTTATGTTTCTGAACAACAACCAGTTCGGTGGTTCTATACCTGTCGAGATCAAGAAACTGTCCGCTCTGAGAAGCTTCAACATTTGTAATAACAAACTCTCCGGTCCTTTGCCTGAAGAGATTGGCGATTTACATAATCTAGAAGAGCTTGTGGCTTACACCAACAACTTAACCGGTCCACTGCCTCGTTCTATAGGGAGACTCACCAAGCTGACTACGTTTCGCGCAGGGCAAAACGAGTTCTCTGGAGAGCTTCCTAACGAGATTGGTCAATGCCTCAACTTGAAGCTGCTCGGCCTCGCGCAGAATCTCATCTCCGGAGAGCTTCCCAAGGAGATTGGGAAGCTCGTTAAACTCCAGGAGGTGATTCTCTGGCAGAACAAGTTCTCAGGGTCGATTCCTAAAGAGATTGGGAACCTCACAAGGCTTGAGATACTTGCTTTGTACGTTAACTCGTTCGTTGGACCGATACCTTCAGAGATTGGTAACATGAAGTCATTGAAGAAGCTTTACCTCTACCAAAACCAGTTGAATGGGACTATCCCAAGGGAGATTGGGAACCTAACGAGAGCTATGGAGATCGATTTTTCGGAGAATATGCTGACTGGTGAGATCCCAGTTGAGTTAAGCAAGATCAGTGAGCTGAAGCTGTTGTATTTGTTTCAGAACAAGTTAACCGGAACCATACCGAACGAGCTTAGTGACTTAAAGAATCTTGTGAAGCTTGATCTCTCAATTAACTCCTTAACCGGTCCTATACCGTCCGGTTTTCAGAATCTCACTTCAATGCGTCAGCTTCAGCTCTTCCACAACTCCCTCAGCGGTGTGATCCCTCAGGGTCTTGGCACGTACAGTCCTCTATGGGTTGTTGACTTCTCAGAGAATCAGCTCTCGGGGAAGATACCGCCTTCTATATGTAACCAATCGAATCTCATCTTATTGAATCTCGGTTCAAACCGGATATTCGGAGAAATCCCGCCGGGTGTGCTGACCTGCAAACCGCTCCAGCAGCTTAGAGTAGTTGGGAACCGACTAACCGGTCGGTTCCCAACCGATTTATGCAAGCTTGTTAATCTCTCAGCTATAGAGCTGGATCAAAACCGGTTTAGCGGACCGTTACCGGCCAAGATAGAGATTTGCCAGAAGCTTCAAAGGCTTCACCTCGCAGCTAACCGGTTCTCCTCAAGCCTACCGAAAGAAATCAGCAAACTCTCCAACTTAGTCACTTTCAACGTCTCCTCAAACTCTCTAACCGGACCGATCCCTTCGGAGATCTCCAACTGCAAGATGCTTCAACGACTCGACCTGAGCAGGAACAGTTTCATCGGTCATTTACCATGCGAGCTTGGAAGCTTACATCAGCTAGAGATCCTCAGACTCAACGACAATAGATTATCCGGCAACATACCGTTCACCATCGGTAACCTCACTCATCTAACCGAGCTTCAGATGGGTGGAAACTTGTTTTCAGGGAGCATACCGCCTCAGCTAGGCTCACTATCAAGTCTCCAAATCGCGATGAACTTGAGCTACAACGACTTCAGCGGCGAGATACCGCCCGAGCTCGGGAATCTTTATCTACTTATGTACCTTTCTCTTAACAACAACCACTTGAGCGGCGAGATCCCGACTACTTTCGAGAACTTATCGAGCTTACTAGGCTGCAACTTCTCCTACAACAACTTGACCGGACCGCTTCCGCTCACGCCGCTCTTTCAAAACATGACTCTAACCAGCTTCCTCGGAGATAAAGGACTCTGCGGCGGGCATCTGAGAAGCTGCGACTCTAACCTCTCTTCCTGGAGTAACCTTTCGCCTCTTAGATCAGGCTCGGCGCGTCGCCGGAGGATCATTGTCATCTTGTCTTCCATCGTCGGTGGCATATCTCTTTTCCTCATAGCTATCGTTGTTCATTTCCTTAGACAACACCCTGTGGAGGCTACAAAGCCTCCTTACGTGCGCGACAAGGAACCGTTTTTCGAAGAATCTGACATCTACTTCGTCCCGAAAGAACGGTTCACTGTTAAAGACATCCTCGAAGCGACGAAAGGGTTCCACGAAAGCTACATTATAGGTAAAGGAGCGTGCGGGACGGTTTACAAAGCGGTTATGCCATCGGGTAAAACCATCGCGGTTAAAAAGTTAGGATCGAATAGAGAAGGCGGTAATAATAACAATACGGATAACAGTTTCCGCGCGGAGATTCTTACTCTAGGAAAGATCAGGCACAGGAACATTGTGAGGCTGTACAGTTTCTGTTACCACCAGGGCTCGAACTCGAATCTCTTGCTGTACGAGTACATGTCTCGAGGAAGCTTAGGTGAGATTCTGCACGGAGGGAAGTCGTATGGTCTTGACTGGCCGACTCGGTTTGGGATCGCGCTCGGTGCGGCGGAAGGGCTTGCTTACTTGCATCATGATTGTAAACCGAGGATCATTCATCGAGACATCAAGTCTAACAACATTTTGCTTGATGAGAACTTTGAAGCTCATGTTGGAGATTTTGGTTTGGCTAAGGTCATTGACATGCCAGTGTCCAAATCTGTCTCAGCCGTCGCTGGTTCATATGGTTACATTGCTCCCG AGTATGCATACACAATGAAAGTAACGGAGAAATGCGATATCTACAGCTTCGGAGTTGTACTTCTTGAGTTGTTAACCGGAAAGACTCCGGTTCAACCGATTGACCAAGGTGGAGATCTTGCCACGTGGACAAGAAACCATATCAGAGATCATTCGTTGACAAGTGAGATACTTGATCCTTATCTAACGAAAGTAGAAGACGATGTGATTCTTGCTCACATGATCACGGTTACGAAAATTGCTGTGCTCTGTACTAAAGCTTCGCCGTCGGATCGACCTACGATGAGGGAAGTAGTGTTGATGCTGATAGAGTCTGGAGAACGTGCGGGGAAAGTGATTGTGTCCGCCACGTGCGGCGATTTACCTCCACCGGTGCAGTCGTGTTAA
- the LOC103865249 gene encoding uncharacterized protein LOC103865249: MEVVAFPYHHRTPPPDFASRETGKSAVNRSVLALRFRNVRMIKLTYEGMILAETPRARTLTTVKAVSGGGVSLPPLDLTEDNIRLVLSEARVELAQLFDLSVGITGQVELVELDGPFVKISLRGKFWHTRAMVLARIGNYLKQRIPEILEVEIEDEKQLDDSPANF; encoded by the exons ATGGAAGTGGTGGCGTTTCCGTACCACCACCGTACTCCTCCGCCGGATTTTGCATCACGTGAAACCGGAAAGTCAGCAGTTAACCGGAGTGTACTTGCTCTACGGTTCAGGAATGTTAGAATGATAAAGCTGACGTATGAAGGAATGATCTTAGCGGAGACACCAAGAGCAAGAACACTAACGACGGTGAAGGCAGTTTCCGGCGGCGGAGTTTCACTTCCGCCACTGGACTTAACGGAGGATAATATCCGTCTGGTCCTATCCGAAGCTCGCGTCGAG CTTGCACAACTCTTCGATTTATCGGTTGGGATAACAGGACAAGTTGAGTTAGTGGAACTAGACGGACCGTTCGTTAAGATAAGTCTACGAGGCAAGTTTTGGCACACACGTGCAATGGTTCTAGCTCGTATCGGAAACTACTTGAAACAGAGGATCCCTGAGATTCTTGAAGTTGAGATTGAAGATGAGAAGCAACTCGATGATAGTCCTGCAAATTTCTAA
- the LOC103865420 gene encoding putative F-box protein At4g22660, which translates to MVSWSELHDDVLQLILEGLDIITYVRARTVCKDWYAVCKRITSVQEKSPWAIIFPDGRSKCGSCLVSDCCTSGLTGKCKFYRLHNLGNDFGTHRCIATCGGWLLMLDLRSSLYVLNVFTRERIKLPPFESHKGRLCVERRGRDTDFVINKSSVTTRNAVNKTNAVLWVDERTKRYLVVWSIGLWYMMYARSGFDFWREIPTREGPENLYGCQDIAYKDNKLYVLSRQNQIRILDFSQELPLALPTNVEHQPFTNDRPWRVKIGVTVSEHVLMVKNRLNKILKIFKSDSEGTSWDTAESLEGEAWIMDLGVTVPAVNGTKPNYIYYSKDKYVYWGDVSTQELGMGQYVNLNRNFSYARWFIPSLREL; encoded by the coding sequence ATGGTAAGCTGGTCGGAGCTTCACGATGACGTTCTACAATTGATTCTGGAGGGTTTGGACATCATTACTTATGTTAGAGCTCGAACCGTTTGCAAGGATTGGTACGCAGTTTGCAAACGAATCACTTCAGTACAGGAAAAGTCTCCGTGGGCGATAATCTTCCCTGACGGAAGATCAAAGTGCGGTTCTTGTCTAGTGTCGGACTGTTGCACTTCTGGACTCACCGGTAAATGTAAGTTTTACAGATTGCACAATCTCGGCAATGACTTTGGTACGCACCGGTGCATCGCAACTTGCGGAGGCTGGCTCTTAATGTTAGACCTACGTTCAAGTTTATACGTTTTGAATGTTTTCACACGCGAGAGAATCAAACTTCCGCCGTTTGAGTCGCACAAAGGAAGGCTATGTGTTGAGAGACGCGGCCGAGACACCGACTTCGTAATAAATAAATCGTCAGTAACCACAAGAAACGCTGTAAACAAGACAAACGCGGTTTTATGGGTGGACGAGAGAACCAAACGTTACTTAGTCGTCTGGTCGATAGGTCTCTGGTATATGATGTACGCTAGGAGTGGGTTCGATTTCTGGAGAGAGATACCTACACGTGAAGGCCCTGAGAATCTATATGGATGTCAAGATATTGCCTACAAAGACAACAAGCTTTACGTTCTTAGCCGTCAAAACCAAATCAGAATCTTGGACTTCTCTCAAGAACTCCCTTTAGCGTTACCGACTAACGTTGAGCATCAACCATTTACGAATGACAGACCATGGCGAGTTAAGATTGGAGTTACAGTCTCCGAACATGTTTTGATGGTTAAGAATCggttaaataaaattttgaagattTTTAAGAGTGATTCAGAAGGGACAAGTTGGGATACTGCGGAGTCATTAGAGGGAGAAGCTTGGATCATGGATCTAGGTGTGACTGTACCAGCAGTTAATGGGACTAAACCAAACTATATTTATTACAGCAAAGATAAGTATGTTTATTGGGGCGATGTTTCGACTCAAGAGTTGGGAATGGGCCAATATGTTAACTTGAATCGTAACTTCAGTTACGCTAGGTGGTTTATTCCTAGTCTTCGTGAGTTATAA
- the LOC103865252 gene encoding probable serine incorporator isoform X1, whose product MNDPRVRSFQISPGDLEAAQLDDLIREIEQKSLFYHQEKKKLLRARYIYGTIFLIINLCAWFIRDYAQKALTLLPRKVIIFWDLSYVNFDIFNVESNVKADVSSCGPEGSHCFHTLGVLRVSLGCFIFFLIMFLSTWNTMKLHQAQNTWHSDNWSFKFLLLVSVMVASFFIPQLYIQIYGEIARVGAGIFLGLQLISVIEFITWWNNYWMPNNQSKQSCSFGFVMSIVFYIGSVCGIAVMYYFYVASTACALNIFFISLTVILLIIMMVMSLHSKVKSSLMSSGIMASYIVFLCWSAIRSEPSHTKCNAHTQNGHTDWITVLSFLIAIGAIVMATFSTGIDSESFSFQFRKDEAKEEDDIPYSYGFFHLVFSLGAMYFAMLFISWNLEHSARKWSMDVGWTSTWVKIVNEWFAAGIYLWKLIAPIVRQPRVHEQPQPTTTEVSR is encoded by the exons ATGAATGATCCACGGGTGAGATCGTTCCAGATCAGTCCTGGAGACTTAGAGGCTGCTCAGCTTGATGATCTCATAAGGGAGATAGAGCAGAAGAGCCTCTTTTACCACCAAGAGAAGAAAAAGTTGTTGAGAGCTCGTTATATCTATGGAACCATCTTCTTGATTATAAATCTGTGCGCTTGGTTCATCCGAGACTATGCACAAAAGGCTCTGACCTTGCTTCCACGTAAAGTCATTATCTTTTGGGATCTATCTTATGTTAATTTTGACATCTTTAATGTAGAATCTAATGTTAAAGCAGATGTTAGTAGTTGTGGACCAGAAGGAAGTCATTGTTTCCATACTCTTGGGGTACTCAGAGTGAGTCTTGGATGTTTC ATATTTTTCCTCATTATGTTCCTCTCAACATGGAACACAATGAAACTCCACCAAGCTCAAAACACTTGGCACTCAGACAATTGGTCCTTCAAGTTTCTCCTGCTGGTTTCAGTCATGGTTGCTTCTTTCTTCATACCTCAGCTTTACATCCAAATTTACG GAGAAATCGCGCGTGTTGGTGCAGG GATATTTCTTGGACTTCAACTAATAAGTGTGATTGAATTCATCACTTGGTGGAATAACTACTGGATGCCTAATAACCAAAGCAAGCAAAG CTGCTCTTTTGGTTTTGTCATGTCAATAGTTTTCTACATCGGCTCTGTTTGTGGGATCGCGGTGATGTACTACTTCTATGTAGCTTCAACTGCTTGTGCCCTCAATATATTCTTTATCTCATTGACTGTTATTCTTCTAATCATTATGATGGTTATGTCCTTACATTCCAAG gTGAAGAGCAGCCTTATGTCATCTGGGATTATGGCTTCCTACATTGTGTTCTTATGTTGGTCTGCCATCAGAAG CGAACCTTCACATACCAAATGCAATGCGCATACCCAAAACGGTCATACCGATTGGATTACAGTACTG AGTTTCCTTATAGCTATAGGAGCCATTGTGATGGCAACATTCTCAACCGGGATCGATTCAGAATCCTTCAGC TTCCAGTTCCGTAAAGACGAAgctaaagaagaagatgatattccATATAGCTATGGATTCTTCCATCTTGTGTTTTCCTTAGGAGCAATGTACTTTGCTATGTTGTTCATCAGCTGGAACCTCGAGCATTCAGCTCGGAA ATGGAGCATGGATGTTGGGTGGACAAGCACATGGGTGAAGATAGTGAATGAGTGGTTTGCCGCAGGGATATACC TGTGGAAGTTGATTGCACCTATTGTGAGACAGCCTAGGGTTCATGAGCAACCTCAGCCAACAACAACAGAAGTCAGCAGATAG
- the LOC103865252 gene encoding probable serine incorporator isoform X2 has translation MNDPRVRSFQISPGDLEAAQLDDLIREIEQKSLFYHQEKKKLLRARYIYGTIFLIINLCAWFIRDYAQKALTLLPHVSSCGPEGSHCFHTLGVLRVSLGCFIFFLIMFLSTWNTMKLHQAQNTWHSDNWSFKFLLLVSVMVASFFIPQLYIQIYGEIARVGAGIFLGLQLISVIEFITWWNNYWMPNNQSKQSCSFGFVMSIVFYIGSVCGIAVMYYFYVASTACALNIFFISLTVILLIIMMVMSLHSKVKSSLMSSGIMASYIVFLCWSAIRSEPSHTKCNAHTQNGHTDWITVLSFLIAIGAIVMATFSTGIDSESFSFQFRKDEAKEEDDIPYSYGFFHLVFSLGAMYFAMLFISWNLEHSARKWSMDVGWTSTWVKIVNEWFAAGIYLWKLIAPIVRQPRVHEQPQPTTTEVSR, from the exons ATGAATGATCCACGGGTGAGATCGTTCCAGATCAGTCCTGGAGACTTAGAGGCTGCTCAGCTTGATGATCTCATAAGGGAGATAGAGCAGAAGAGCCTCTTTTACCACCAAGAGAAGAAAAAGTTGTTGAGAGCTCGTTATATCTATGGAACCATCTTCTTGATTATAAATCTGTGCGCTTGGTTCATCCGAGACTATGCACAAAAGGCTCTGACCTTGCTTCCAC ATGTTAGTAGTTGTGGACCAGAAGGAAGTCATTGTTTCCATACTCTTGGGGTACTCAGAGTGAGTCTTGGATGTTTC ATATTTTTCCTCATTATGTTCCTCTCAACATGGAACACAATGAAACTCCACCAAGCTCAAAACACTTGGCACTCAGACAATTGGTCCTTCAAGTTTCTCCTGCTGGTTTCAGTCATGGTTGCTTCTTTCTTCATACCTCAGCTTTACATCCAAATTTACG GAGAAATCGCGCGTGTTGGTGCAGG GATATTTCTTGGACTTCAACTAATAAGTGTGATTGAATTCATCACTTGGTGGAATAACTACTGGATGCCTAATAACCAAAGCAAGCAAAG CTGCTCTTTTGGTTTTGTCATGTCAATAGTTTTCTACATCGGCTCTGTTTGTGGGATCGCGGTGATGTACTACTTCTATGTAGCTTCAACTGCTTGTGCCCTCAATATATTCTTTATCTCATTGACTGTTATTCTTCTAATCATTATGATGGTTATGTCCTTACATTCCAAG gTGAAGAGCAGCCTTATGTCATCTGGGATTATGGCTTCCTACATTGTGTTCTTATGTTGGTCTGCCATCAGAAG CGAACCTTCACATACCAAATGCAATGCGCATACCCAAAACGGTCATACCGATTGGATTACAGTACTG AGTTTCCTTATAGCTATAGGAGCCATTGTGATGGCAACATTCTCAACCGGGATCGATTCAGAATCCTTCAGC TTCCAGTTCCGTAAAGACGAAgctaaagaagaagatgatattccATATAGCTATGGATTCTTCCATCTTGTGTTTTCCTTAGGAGCAATGTACTTTGCTATGTTGTTCATCAGCTGGAACCTCGAGCATTCAGCTCGGAA ATGGAGCATGGATGTTGGGTGGACAAGCACATGGGTGAAGATAGTGAATGAGTGGTTTGCCGCAGGGATATACC TGTGGAAGTTGATTGCACCTATTGTGAGACAGCCTAGGGTTCATGAGCAACCTCAGCCAACAACAACAGAAGTCAGCAGATAG
- the LOC103865253 gene encoding chaperonin CPN60-like 1, mitochondrial, with protein sequence MLSSTRSYSAKDIRSGVKELADTGQVTIGPKGCNVTIEQKDDGSITITQSWRAPKVTKDDVTVAKSNESKGRVKNVGASPVKQVAKATNNVAGDGPTYATVLTRAIFTEACKSVTPEKSAYHAAYNAMHLRLGIKLAVDTVVKTLKSRARMISTFEEIAQVGTASANGDREIGELIAKAMESVGKEGVIIVQGGNTLFNEMEVVEGMKIDRGYRSPLFITNEKYQTCELEDPLILIHEKEITSPDSTSTVLESALRKQRSLLIVAEDLDSFSVAGLVWKTPRSKHVICAVKAPGFGENRRAYMHDLATLTGAQVITEERGMSLEKIELGMLGTCKKVIVSKDNTVFIGGAGDKKYIGERCEQIRSMVEANESDYDKDMLQDRLAKLSGSIAVIKIGGTSEREVSEKIDRVNNALNATKAALEEGIVPGGGVALLYASKELEKLSTNYTSQKDGVQIIQNALKIPVYTIASKAGVDGKVIVDKLLESNNPDIGYDAAKGEYVDMVKSGIIDPVKMIRTALVDAARDSNGLKIYCHFL encoded by the exons ATGCTCAGTTCCACTAGAAGTTATTCAGCAAAAGACATAAGGTCCGGTGTTAAGGAGCTTGCTGATACAGGTCAAGTCACTATTGGACCCAAG GGGTGTAATGTCACCATCGAACAAAAAGATGATGGTAGTATCACCATCACACAAAGCTGGCGTGCACCAAAGGTGACAAAGGATGATGTTACTGTTGCCAAGAGCAATGAGTCCAAGGGCAGAGTCAAGAACGTTGGTGCCAGTCCTGTCAAACAGGTAGCTAAAGCCACAAATAATGTAGCTGGTGATG GACCGACGTATGCTACAGTCCTTACAAGAGCTATCTTCACGGAAGCTTGTAAATCAGTTACTCCTGAAAAGAGTGCATATCATGCTGCATATAATGCAATGCATTTAAGACTTGGTATCAAGTTAGCAGTTGATACTGTTGTGAAGACCTTGAAGAGTAGAGCACGCATGATTAGCACTTTTGAAGAAATTGCCCAAGTTGGAACAGCATCAGCTAATGGAGATAGAGAGATTGGTGAACTTATTGCAAAGGCTATGGAAAGTGTTGGCAAAGAGGGAGTGATCATAGTTCAA GGTGGCAACACTTTGTTTAACGAGATGGAAGTTGTTGAGGGTATGAAGATTGACAGGGGATACAGATCCCCACTATTCATTACAAACGAGAAATACCAAACATGT GAGCTAGAAGATCCTCTCATTCTCATCCACGAGAAGGAAATTACTAGTCCTGATTCTACGTCTACAGTTTTAGAGTCGGCTCTCAGG AAACAAAGGTCGCTTCTGATCGTTGCGGAGGATTTGGATAGCTTTTCTGTTGCTGGGCTAGTTTGGAAAACCCCTCGTTCTAAACATGTT atCTGTGCTGTGAAGGCCCCTGGTTTTGGAGAAAACCGTAGGGCTTATATGCACGATCTAGCTACCCTCACAGGAGCCCAG GTAATAACAGAAGAGAGAGGTATGAGTCTTGAGAAAATCGAACTCGGTATGCTAGGAACCTGCAAAAAG GTAATTGTATCCAAAGACAACACTGTTTTTATTGGTGGGGCTGGTGACAAGAAATATATTGGAGAACGATGTGAACAG ATACGATCCATGGTTGAAGCGAACGAGTCTGACTATGACAAGGATATGTTACAAGACAGGTTGGCTAAGCTTTCTGGGAGTATTGCTGTAATAAAG ATCGGAGGAACGAGTGAGAGAGAAGTTAGCGAAAAGATAGATAGAGTAAACAATGCTCTAAATGCAACCAAAGCAGCTTTAGAAGAAGGTATTGTTCCAGGCGGTGGTGTTGCTCTTCTGTACGCGTCAAAAGAACTTGAGAAGCTTTCCACAAATTACACTAGTCAAAAAGACGGTGTCCAAATCATCCAAAACGCTCTcaag ATACCTGTTTACACTATTGCTTCCAAAGCTGGAGTCGACGGTAAAGTCATCGTTGACAAGCTTTTGGAATCAAACAATCCTGACATCGGTTATGATGCTGCTAAAG GAGAATACGTGGATATGGTGAAGTCTGGTATTATCGACCCTGTGAAAATGATCAGAACCGCATTGGTTGATGCTGCGAGGGACTCAAATGGTCTGAAAATTTATTGTCATTTTTTGTAG
- the LOC103865254 gene encoding uncharacterized protein LOC103865254, giving the protein MAERGALPLLRPSLPRPSIFLSFSNLRASRFQKPVSSSSRSPLLYSLSSTVVSVKVTPLNRRRFIYKIRAVAEEEGRYGRTERGKRGRKRRQLWEELLEDNVEEDDDDDVDGGNGKIDLWKILEEIVDNVWILKAFKSYGYLLPFILLSLFFSTGPKAFLISLGVAIGPSLLFLAFQKVIGWDKRRRTSTANQFGVEMGDERRSRVRYNPSQVRNSGSAGMASNFGGWDELEGPGTVSEQPRTEPRRKPMKKRKKIRREEAAEAQPLLLRLLVSLFPFLSSYTNMLK; this is encoded by the exons ATGGCGGAGAGAGGAGCTCTTCCGCTTCTTCGCCCCTCCTTGCCGCGACCCTCTATTTTCCTCAGCTTCTCAAACCTCCGTGCGTCGCGATTCCAAAAGCCTGTATCTTCCTCCTCCCGTTCTCCTCTCCTCTATTCATTATCCTCTACAGTAGTTTCGGTGAAGGTAACTCCCCTGAATCGCCGGAGATTCATCTACAAAATCCGCGCCGTCGCGGAGGAAGAGGGAAGATATGGGCGGACGGAGAGGGGGAAGAGAGGGAGGAAAAGACGGCAGCTTTGGGAAGAATTATTGGAGGATAACGTtgaagaagacgatgatgatgatgttgatgGTGGTAATGGTAAAATCGACCTGTGGAAGATCTTAGAGGAGATTGTAGACAATGTCTGGATTCTAAag GCATTCAAATCGTATGGGTATCTCCTCCCTTTCATCCTCTTATCGCTTTTCTTCAGCACGGGACCTAAAGCTTTCCTCATATCGCTAGGTGTAGCCATCGGGCCATCACTGTTGTTTCTAGCGTTCCAGAAGGTAATTGGTTGGGATAAACGTAGAAGAACATCAACGGCTAATCAGTTCGGGGTAGAGATGGGGGACGAGAGAAGGAGCAGAGTTCGTTACAACCCGTCTCAGGTCAGAAACAGTGGTTCAGCTGGAATGGCTTCTAACTTTGGTGGGTGGGACGAGTTAGAAGGGCCCGGGACGGTTTCCGAGCAGCCGAGAACCGAACCGAGGCGGAAAccgatgaagaagaggaagaaaataagaagagAAGAAGCAGCAGAGGCACAACCATTGTTGTTGAGATTGTTGGTGTCTTTGTTCCCATTCTTGAGCTCCTACACAAACATgctcaaataa